A segment of the Arachis hypogaea cultivar Tifrunner chromosome 5, arahy.Tifrunner.gnm2.J5K5, whole genome shotgun sequence genome:
gagataattaaactaattttttttattcataaaataaaaaaatctaaatgtttaaattaaagaatataaaattctcattattttttattattaaagcttttaaattaataataaaaaaagtactcaattaatataaaaattttaaaaaatatattattgaataaataaaataaattattaaataatttattatttaattttttaaaaaaaagaaaatcttaCATCCCTTATCTCTTCCGATGGCATGATCGTGGTCTTCCCCGTTACACCCTCAACCTCTTGCTCTTGCTCTCACCTTCACTTATCGTGTTTTTAATCTACCAAACTAATTTGTTTAACTCATAAAAAGCTGTTGATATTGAtatcatttatccaatgaaatgtAAATATGCTAACATCATTGGCAGGCTCCTTTCTCGTCACCTAATTCAAACAGAAATTAGATAGAAAACTCATCTCAAAACAAATTTATGTTACTAATGTTaccataatttagttttttaacttGGCCCAAAATAGTCATAATAAAGCCAATTTTAGCTAGCTACCACAACTATTAAAGGGTATCATACAACTCCACCTTTGGATTGTTCATACACCAAGCGTTGATCAAAGAAACAAAAACACAAATACAATACGAggttttaaatttgaaagaaaatGAGTTCCAAATTGTACCTTAGTTTCTTCATGATTGTCATAATTGGGTGCATTGTTTCTGTGAGTTCACACAAGACAGTACACATTGTAGGAGATAATTTGGGTTGGATTCTACCCAAATATACTGGTTTCTACAACGACTGGGCCAAGAACAGAAAATTTTGTGTTGGTGACAAACTTTGTGCGTGAtatctattatatttttattttctagctaCTATATACTTATGGAGATTAAATTTACTGAAGAACTAACTAATAAAAATTGTAGTGTTCAATTACAAACCTGGATTGAACACGGTGGTGCAGGTTGAAAAAGAGGACTACGATCATTGTTCGATGAAAAAGACTCTGGCTCAATACTTCATGGAGAACACCACTTTGACGTTGAACCATTGTGGTGACTATTATTTCATCTGCTCTGTTGGCAAGCATTGTGAGGCAAGCCAAAAGCTTAAGATCACTGTTACATAAAATAACCACTAAATTGTAACAAATTGAAGGATATTCGTGTTTTAATTGAAGTTCAATTATAACCATGCCAAGCTGCACATATATGAATACTATGTTGGAGTATCATTttgaatattttaacaaaaatataccTTTCCATCATATTATGAGataattttatagaaatattttatattgtacTCGTATCGTATCGAAATGAATACtcatttctttattattattatatagagaAAATTTCACTCTCTTTTTCAacgagatgctaaaatgatacTCTCCTctcttctattttataaatgtacattctcctcccttctaacttttaaaaaaccttctctttaatccattttaaactttttatgttaattaatattaactttatctattttttaagaaaaaaattatttttttaaaaaatacccatttgcaaaaattttattttttatcattaaattttgcttactaaaatagtctttaataaattattctttattgattaaattgtatttttaccaaaatatttttaaaaaaattaataattaaattatttttttctaagatacatagtttttactaattttttaattattaaatttttattttactaaaatttttgttaataattatttttatatttactattaattttttttatatcaatatatattattttaacattaaataaaaaaatcttaccaccgttaatatgtataacaattaatatatattgatattgatattgagaaataatcttactaaaattttttatttaatgttaaaataatatatatagatattaaaaaattaatcgtaaaatataaaaaatttgttaacaaaaattttgataaaattataatttaataattaaaaaattattgaagggtattttagaaaaaataatataattattaaattttttaaaaaattcaatttaatcaataaaagaatagtttattaaaggatattttagtaaaaaaaatttaatgataaaaaataaattttttgttaataggtatttttttagaaaataattctttttttttaaatagataaagttaacattagttaatttaaaaagtttaaaatagattaaagaggaggctttttaaaaatttgaagggaaaaaatatacatttataaaatagagaaaaatagaATGTCATTTTAACATCTCCCATAAGAGGGGAGtgaaattttttctattatatattattatcggGGCGAGATGCTAGTAATTACTAATTAGTCATATCTTATTAAGGTTAAAACGTTTTTTTGGGTCCATCTCCCATCTAGGAGGCCCAATGTATTTATAAAATTCGTAAACCCAAGCATTGCACCACGAAATTTGGATGAACTCtagcaagagaaaaaatgaacAAGTGCTTTGACAATAAATGACTATGAACCCCAAATAGGCAAAGTAatcataaatgaaaaataataaaatcacatGAGGAGTCACGGCATTAAATACAGAAGTTTATATGAAGGTAATAACTGAAAtatgaataaatatatattatattatattaaataatttaattaaatatgttaaataatttaataatttttaattatgtgcataaagatatttttaatgagAAATGATCTAATATTATCTAGTAATTAAttcacaaaatataaataaaagtgataACGGCCGACGTAGGTAATTTAAAATTGCAATAAATAAATGAACGGATTTTTCATAGTGGCAGTCTGTGCTGCTCTGCCAAAATGAGCAGCGTTATGTAACTCTCTAGTCAGTAGGGGACTCCAACTTTTAATCGGGCTCCAGCTTCCAATGGATAAGCCCAACATTGCTCTGGCCCATAACATGATGCGGCTCatcaataaaacaaaaaatcagATAATTCATTTATGCGATAtacaataatataatatacatactaaatttttgtatcatatttaatataaaataatagattAAGTTATATCTAAATATTATGTttggtttaaaataaatataaaattaaataaaaatattattaaaatttaagttcCCGAAATTTTAATCCCTACAACAATTCCAATCTCCAATCTCAGTTGGTAGAAACAAACACTACCGTATAGAACATTGAAATTAATAGGTGGGACCGCAGTCACAATCTTGTGGATGAAACAAAACAATATTGATTGGCTGGAGAAGACGTGTCGTTGGGGACCAAGCAAGCCACCATGTTACACATTTGCGCTAAACCAGAGAACAACCTCTTGTGTTGATGGTTACATGAACGGCTGGGATTCAATCTCCTGGGCCCGAAAGAACTATAGCAAAGATCCTCTCTGATTCTCAATCCATACGTGTAACCGTCTCTTGGCATTTTTCGGTTTTCTTCCCCTCTGTCTTCTTATGTTTATCTGCTTCAGCGACCGCAACCTTGTGTTTCTTGAAAGACCAAATTAACTCATCAAATTCAAAGCAATTAGTATTCTTCATGGGACATATACTCTTGTCTCaattttcttctaaaaaaatgaattattGGTATACCAAATTTATTATTTGGAATTCAGCCAATTCAACAGGATTATGAGTATGGATCTATTGGATTTTTCTCTAGATTTCTAATTTGATACTAATCTCACATTTTCTCTATACtatttaatacataaataaacgATGATGGCTAATTATGTGAATTTTTCTTcatgtaaaaataatataaataatttaatatatttgaccaAATTTTCATAATAGGCAGCATTAGTTCATGATATAACGATGGAAAGTGAATAGGCAGATGAGGGTAGGGGACCAGATAAGGTAGAAGCCCAAGAAGGGCCCAAGTGGGCTAGGTTAATTATGgttatgagtatgtgaaaaatcCCAGTTGTAGAAAATGCCAACATCATAAGCAGGCCAGGCCTTTTTCTCAAATATATAAAACATTGGATGCATGGTTAATCACTTAATCTAGCAGACAACGACACCTCTGTCTCTGTGGCCTAACGTCCCCATTGATCACACACACTCACACATATGCATGATTTGCCTTTCATTCATTCAAGTGGATCATTAATTATTCATTGCACATGACTCTCTCTGTGAAGTATAGTACTGAACTAGTGTCATGCTACACAAACATAGATGCGTCTTTTAAAACAAGGAAAGAGACGCATGCACGTCTATTAGTATCAATGAAGAGCATGTTTGTCGATCATTTTGATTATTTCTTAAGcgataagatattattattatttcaactttattTGGTTACGTTTTTTTGCATGATATACATGGTCCATGGAGATCAACTACAATAAGCCTTTTCTGACTTGCTAGTATGGAGTATATGGAGAATACAACATATAAGACAAAGATATTTTTCGCTCTGCATCCTGCAATATTgtttttatttgtatataatatTGGCAGCACCACCTAGCGTACCATGATAGGCACAAGAGCTATATCTACCGTTACGAAACATAGGTTCTCTCCCCCTGGGTTAATTTTTCTTGGCAGATATATAatagctattttttcaaaaaatgtatatattatatttttacgtGCCGCATTGCATTCAACATCTAATCTAAGGCATCTGACAAATTTATACATCATAATTCTCAAACCGCTTAAATTGTATAACACTAGAaaattaatttacatttttttttgtatagttAATAAAAAGGGAGGCAATGTTTCTTAATCAAGATGATTTAGAAGATAAGTAGTACGCAGATGAGAAATGTTGGAGGAAAAACGGCTAATTGTGTTATTATTGAACTTTTTACTTTTTTGGAAGTGACAAATTGTAATCTTCATGGGTTTGATAAGCTTTTGAAGCttactatatatatatcatgATGATATCAAATATTCCCTGTCTGTACGTTGCTTTTTCATTGACCATAGACCTTCGTTCCGTTCATTttcaaaataagataaataaacaaaaagggTACAAATTCAATATACAAGTCACAAATAGTTAGTGTCAGTAAGTAGTAATAAAAGCTTACAATAATATCAATTGTATCGTCACCGACTCACCGTCAGTgtgtttttaaaaaaagaaaaacggaGAAAGGTAACGGATATGACATGCGTAACGGCGGAATTGAAATGGGTACGAATTTGTGCTTttatgatgttgaggagggtgagTGGTGAGTGCTGAGTGGTGACAAGAAAAGTGTCCAAGTATGGTGGTGCCACTTGCACCCCATCTTCTGTTTGTGTCAGAAATTGGGTTCAAGCCAAAGGCCGAAACGCATTTTCATGTTGCCTTCTACCCTTCAACCTCAACCTCAATTCCAATTTTACCTGCCACTTGGCACCTCAAAGgtcctctcttctttttcttttgctcttaTTTTGAGTAGTTGGGAAACAGGCCTCAATTTGGCCTAAACAGAAAATCTAAATTGGAAAGAAGTCTATTGGTAATCTATCTTTAGTTTTGGCTTTTGATGGGGGCCGAAAGCCTTGGCCTCTTCCTTTCCTCTATTTGCTTTGGACATTAGAAACAAACAATGCCACAAAACAACTTAAGGGTTGACTTTCTATCTTTGAATTCTAGACCAAATTGACTAATTTTGCATTATTTGTACCCATAATTTCCCCTCCTCCTTTTTAACAGTCAAATTAACTTCTTTATGGATAGTTCATAAAAGACAGGTTAgaaggggtttttttttttttacaaagaaaattattatttatttatcaataaCTTGTGAAAATCAATCTCCCGAATAAATTCTGTAAATATAGTAATAAACACACAATAaattgtatgttttctttttgaaaaaaaaaagctgaATTTTTTAACACATTTATTGTATGTACACTAGACCAGACTTTTACCTGCATGCCAGCAAGATTTATCCAATCTAAATCCAACATGCAAACCCAAATTAGTAAGTTTGCATTAAATTGCTGCCACTTTTGCTGAAtaaggattatatatatatatatatttttcaatgTTATTTGAGTTAAGGTAGAAACTTCAGTCGACTTTACTTGAAATTGATATCGAAGAACCGTTAAATGAtttaattgatttgagtaaatttttatctaacagttTTCAGAtattaacttcacgtaaagtcgactccATCTAATTTTTACCTTGAGTTAAACCTCAAATTAATTTATGAGATTGGCGTTTGcatcgaaaaatttttaaaattctagttAGACGGTAAAAGTCTTTAAGATTGAAAACAGTGTATTACGTGTTTTCATTTCATTCTAATACGTAGTTTAAAtgttcatataaaatataaaattatttaacttaatttcatatattttaaattttttatttaaatattaaattagactTTATGTTAGtgaatttaaaattcattttaatctaataaaaaattataaatacttcTTAAATTAATGTAAttgtcataaaaaaattaaaaaaaatactaaaatatttgtTGATTTCATGATAAAACTATAATataaataagtgaaattgaatgaATCTGAAGTCTCTTATTTTTTGTATCAAAAAATCTTGTAGAAGAGTAAGTGatttcttttaattcaatttctgaACTATAGTGTAGAGAAATTAGGTTGAGTAAGTCCTTATATCAAGAAATTGgattaaaagtaaaatatattttttgtattgaattttaatatacCATTTCAAAGAtgtttgataataaaataatattaacaaaaaattgtcaaattttattacttttatctttatttaatgCATCATACCAAATAAAGTAAGTTTAGATTGTTTGGacggattattttttatttctctaacaTTATTGATCAATTTCAATCATGTGTTCTTACATATCTTTTCACCTAAACTAAATAAAAcaacattattttaattttgacgcaaaataattaataaaattatgttatttaGAGTTAATAAATCACAAAATATGTTATGTACATAACATATGACCATTAAGGTTAAATTTTTATCAAGATTCAAAAACTAAGGTATTTAAATTCGATTGCCTTATAAATGACAAAAATATTCACACATATTTCAAAAGCTAATAGAATAGTATGCTCGTTGACATGTTTATGAGttatgtgaaaaagaaaagaaaagttatctATCTAAGAAATATTAAGGGTAATTGTTTATTAGTTATCagcgaaagaaaataaaataaagttgatTAGTGCGATCTAGAAGTAAATAAACCGTGAAAGTTTAGAAAATTTTACCTTATTACCCTTGTTAAATTATATgtgaaaaaacagagaaagcgatagtgaagattttaatttaaattagaaaaaatattattaaaatatattaaaaaataactttaattttaataatatttatataatgacGTAATCAAATGAAgcattttcttattaaaacctacctaattaaaaattaaatacaatgtaAGTTTAGAAAGTTCTACCTCATCATTACCCTTGTTAGTTGTTATAAAACGATGTATGTATGCATGTGTGTGATGAATTACATGAAATAGTTTTGAAATAGGAAACATTTGTGGGGTTATTACCCTGATTTGAAGGACCCTCCTATCACCATAATATATAATTGTGTCTATCACTGTAACGCGTGCTCTTCAAAAGCGATGAACTACATTTGGCTTAAACTCTAACGCTAAATGAACTGTTAACTGTTAAGCACTGTAACTTACTAACATTTTTACGATAATCACTTTTTTGCATAACTATCAAATGGAATATAGACACAATAAATGTGTTTAATTCTTcgaaataactattttataattCACATAATATACAGAATAAACAACTACATACTAGAGTTCAAAGGTTAGCAACGGATATATTGGGACAAAAATTAGTCCCATGcttaaaataaattgattaaattaaacaCTAGCAAAGTAGCAATATAAGTAAAGTGTATTAAGAGTTTAAGACAATTGCGGATTTGCCATAACAAGACTCAAGGATCATCCATCTGTTAAACGTGGATTCGTGAACTAATTAAATATATTCATTAATTAACTGTCACAACTTACAAGCTAAGTAGCAGTAGAAcacaaccaaaaaaagaaaaaagacaaaAAGGATTAGTGATTACAGTAGTTATTTCCCGCCGATACAAAATTTGCCAGTTTTTGGCAGAATGACGCAAAATCACACTAATATGCTATATTAAGTAATAATATAAGTACTAACTAAGTAGAGTATTAACTTAAACGAAGGCAGTAATTAAAATCAAAGAGCAAGAAGCGGATCTGAAGGGAATAAATCAGTTATATCTTGGAAGAAGTCATCCTCTCTGTGCCAGCTTTTGAAGCTGAAATCAAAGTCCTCACAAGAAGTGAGGAAACCGCCGCAATCATCGGCGAAGAGCAAGCTTTCTTCAAAAACATCTGGCACCACCAACGGCGAAGAAGAGACTTGAAATTCAAAGAGCACATCACTCGGAATGTGAAGGAATGATGAATCGTCTTCCTCAGATTTGACCTTATTATTCTCCGACACGCTCGAATATTCATCCTCTTTTCCCGTTACGGTGGATTCACCTTCCTCCGATAAGGAATAACAACactgattatgatgatgatgatgatgatgatgatgatgatgatgaagcacCGAAGTTGGAGAGAACAGATTGTGACTCTGACTATGATTGTTGTTGGTGCTTTGAGACTCCTCATCACCGGAACTGTAACCGTTTACCAAAACCGTTGGTGCTGccgttttattttcattattattattactgtcCAGCGTTGTGGTTGGTGGCGGCGTTATGAAATTGGTGAGCGCGTCGGGTCCACGCAGTTTAATGGCCGCGTTGTCGTACACCATGGCAGCTTCCTCCGCGGTGTCGTAGGTACCTAACCATAACCTCACGCGCCGTGAAGGGTCTCTTATCTCCGCGGCCCATTTCCCCCATGGCCTCTGCCTCACCCCGCGGAACTTCCTGCCGGAGAGTTGGCGGCGAATGGCCGGAGCTCTGGGCTTGGCGGCGGAGGTACTTGCTGATGACTTCTTGGGTCTCTTCCGGGGAGGCACTTGACAGGGCTCGATAAGAATCTCGTTGACGAGCTTTCTGTGTCGGTGGTGGCGCGTGGAGGATGAGAGTTGTGCTTCGTCGCTGGAGGAGTCGGTGGCATCAGCGTCAGTAACTGTTATCCTGACGAGTTTGGTGCGGTGGTGAGTGTAGTTAGGAGGAGGCGCAGGCATGTTGTGTCTTTGTGTATCAGATTCTTGGAGATAGCAATAGCATTGATGTTGAAAGGGAAAACGGTGAGATAGATAGGTAGGAGCGCAAAAGAAGATATTCGTTTGGGACAAGACAGGAAGCAACGAGAGTAATAAGTAGTAAGTAATATAAGGTTGATGAGTGAATTAGTAATAGTGGCTGTGGCAGAGGAAGGTATTAAATAAGGCAagtgattaataattaataataatatgaagAGGGGAGTTACGTTATGGTAATGGAATTGGAATGGAAGCagtgtgagtgagtgagtgagtgagtgaggggACACAAGGTACGAAAAAAGTGAGTGAGAGGCGCTATATAGCCTGTGTGGGGCTAAAAGAAAGGCACgaattttctgaaaaagaaatataaaataataaaaataaagggaGAGGTATGTATGAATATGAACAGTGGCTTTACCAGAAAAGATAAAGGAGGTTTGCCCCAAATGAAGGCCTGCCCTGTCTCTGCGACTGCTAATCACCGTACATTCTATCTTTGGCGGTGAAGTGATAGCTTAACGGAAATTAGATCTTTTCAGTCACTGCTTCTGGACTAGTACTTACTACCACGCACAAAATCAAAATAGACCAAAAAAAGGTTCTCACCTG
Coding sequences within it:
- the LOC112801434 gene encoding ethylene-responsive transcription factor CRF2-like is translated as MPAPPPNYTHHRTKLVRITVTDADATDSSSDEAQLSSSTRHHRHRKLVNEILIEPCQVPPRKRPKKSSASTSAAKPRAPAIRRQLSGRKFRGVRQRPWGKWAAEIRDPSRRVRLWLGTYDTAEEAAMVYDNAAIKLRGPDALTNFITPPPTTTLDSNNNNENKTAAPTVLVNGYSSGDEESQSTNNNHSQSHNLFSPTSVLHHHHHHHHHHHHNQCCYSLSEEGESTVTGKEDEYSSVSENNKVKSEEDDSSFLHIPSDVLFEFQVSSSPLVVPDVFEESLLFADDCGGFLTSCEDFDFSFKSWHREDDFFQDITDLFPSDPLLAL